The proteins below are encoded in one region of Ricinus communis isolate WT05 ecotype wild-type chromosome 6, ASM1957865v1, whole genome shotgun sequence:
- the LOC8277617 gene encoding uncharacterized protein LOC8277617: protein MGDSSASYIRMVQHLIERCLIFRMTKEECMEALSKHANITPVITSTVWNELEKENKEFFEVYAQSKSKDDRMSDEETTQMIQKMVLEPSRDPDDQTSQ from the exons ATGGGTGATTCTTCTGCTTCATATATACGGATG GTGCAGCACCTTATTGAAAGATGTCTGATCTTTCGCATGACTAAAGAGGAGTGCATGGAAGCTCTCTCCAAACATGCAAACATCACCCCTGTCATAACTTCTACTG TGTGGAACGAATTAGAGAAAGAGAACAAGGAATTCTTTGAGGTGTATGCTCAATCCAAAAGCAAAGATGACAGGATGTCCGACGAAGAAACAACTCAAATGATTCAGAAAATGGTTTTGGAACCCTCTAGAGATCCTGATGACCAAACATCACAATGA